In Salarias fasciatus chromosome 2, fSalaFa1.1, whole genome shotgun sequence, one genomic interval encodes:
- the selenoh gene encoding selenoprotein H produces MASKAGRRGTKRKAEVQPEEEPCLEKKEQGEEKEAEDEEQSGPKVIIEHCKSURVYGRNAEEVKSALLAANPELNVVLNPEKPRRNSFEVTLLDGSKETSLWTGIKKGPPRKLKFPPPDAVVAALQEALKAE; encoded by the exons ATGGCGTCCAAGGCAG GTCGAAGAGGGACGAAGCGCAAAGCGGAGGTCCAGCCCGAGGAGGAGCCGTGTCTGGAGAAGAAAGAACAAGGTGAGGAGAAAGAGGCTGAAGATGAAGAGCAAAGTGGGCCAAAAGTCATCATTGAACACTG TAAAAGCTGACGAGTGTATGGGCGTAATGCCGAGGAGGTGAAATCTGCCCTCTTGGCTGCCAACCCTGAACTGAATGTGGTCCTCAACCCTGAAAAACCTCGAAGGAATAGCTTTGAGGTCACTCTGCTGGATGGAAGCAAAG AAACATCTCTGTGGACTGGAATAAAGAAGGGTCCACCACGAAAGCTCAAGTTTCCTCCACCTGATGCGGTTGTTGCTGCCCTGCAGGAGGCTTTGAAGGCTGAATAG
- the rtn4rl2b gene encoding reticulon-4 receptor-like 2b, with translation METRRTSRLSGARKFKSGLTLWLILWLVVVKPGGVTACPKLCVCYPTPMTVSCQSQNLTIVPAGVPYDSQRVFLQNNRITELRADSFGFETQVLWLYGNNITWIEAGAFSNLRVLEELDLGDNPSLRHLEGGAFRGLEKLQSLHMHRCRLATLPHDIFHKLYSLQFLYLQENQLHFLQDDLFSDLVNLTHLFLHGNRIRALSENVFRGLVNLDRLLLHDNRIRQVNRRAFRDLGRLTILYLFNNTLAELPGQAMRDAQGIQFLRLNANPWSCGCEARPLWEWFRKARISSSELMCTSPSQRRGQDLRFLREMDFALCPMPDPGSLAGTTTTTFSTKTRWWFSKHKAEHKSKASHQKSSETVKTFPFSPIKPQYLPKAPVETVPVKYELSADEAALPKLDQEEYWANYGNEDSSIRCYELDCAPNYDNPAFHSSSSLTVTPSALRLLSLYIVIFSLNFLFS, from the exons ATGGAGACTCGCAGGACATCCAGGCTTTCAGGCGCCCGCAAGTTCAAGA GCGGACTGACTTTGTGGCTGATTCTGTGGCTGGTGGTGGTGAAGCCGGGTGGGGTGACAGCATGCCCCAAGCTGTGCGTGTGTTACCCTACGCCCATGACGGTCAGCTGCCAGTCCCAGAACCTCACCATAGTGCCGGCCGGCGTGCCCTATGACTCGCAGcgtgttttcctgcagaacaaCCGCATCACCGAGCTTCGTGCAGACTCTTTCGGCTTTGAGACTCAG GTGCTTTGGCTTTATGGGAACAACATCACCTGGATCGAGGCTGGGGCTTTCAGTAACCTCAGGGTTCTGGAGGAGCTCGATCTGGGCGACAACCCCTCGCTGCGGCACCTGGAAGGTGGAGCTTTCAGGGGACTGGAGAAGTTGCAGAGCCTGCACATGCACCGCTGCAGGCTGGCCACTCTCCCCCATGATATTTTCCACAAGCTGTACAGTCTGCAGTTTCTCTACCTGCAG GAAAATCAACTCCACTTTCTGCAGGATGACCTGTTCTCAGATCTGGTCAACCTCACCCACCTCTTTTTGCACGGAAACCGAATCCGCGCCCTTTCTGAGAATGTGTTCAGAGGTCTGGTCAACTTGGACCGCCTCCTTCTCCATGACAACCGCATTAGGCAGGTAAACCGCCGGGCCTTCCGCGACCTGGGCCGACTCACCATCCTTTACCTGTTCAATAACACCCTGGCCGAGCTCCCGGGTCAGGCCATGAGAGATGCCCAGGGCATTCAGTTCCTGCGCCTCAATGCGAACCCCTGGTCCTGCGGCTGTGAGGCCCGTCCCCTCTGGGAGTGGTTCCGCAAGGCCCgcatctcctcctctgagctcaTGTGCACCTCCCCATCGCAGCGTCGGGGCCAGGACCTCAGGTTCCTGCGCGAAATGGATTTCGCTCTCTGCCCCATGCCTGACCCCGGCTCCTTGGCTGGAACCACCACGACCACCTTCAGCACCAAGACCCGCTGGTGGTTCTCCAAACACAAAGCCGAACACAAATCCAAAGCTTCTCACCAGAAGAGTTCGGAGACAGTGAAGACCTTCCCTTTCTCTCCCATCAAGCCCCAGTACCTCCCCAAAGCCCCCGTCGAAACAGTTCCCGTCAAGTATGAGCTGTCAGCGGATGAGGCCGCGCTCCCCAAGCTGGACCAGGAAGAGTACTGGGCCAACTATGGAAACGAAGACTCCTCGATCCGCTGCTACGAGTTGGATTGTGCTCCAAACTACGACAACCCAGCCTTtcactcatcctcctctttAACCGTCACTCCATCagccctccgcctcctctccctctACATTGTCATATTTTCCCTGAACTTTCTGTTTAGCTGA